The Brevundimonas sp. SORGH_AS_0993 genome segment GCGTCTCCTCGCCGAAGGTCACATGGTCGCCGACCAGCCGCCGTAGGGTCACGGGCCGGGCGCGGCAGTACAGACGGCCCTCCTCCAGCGCCAGGGTGCGGAAGTCATAGACCCACAGCCGGTGCCCGCGCGCCTGAGCCGTCTCGGCCATCAGGAAGGTGGTGTCCGAGGCGATGTTCACCGCCTCGATCGGGTCCATCTGGAGGGCGACTCTGAGGGTCATTTTTATTGGGCCTATCGCGCGTGATGCTGCTTGAGGCCCGGTGGGCGCGCGGCGCCTGGGCCCTGGTTGAGGGTGGGATGGGGGCCTGGATCAGTCCAGGGGGCGCGCTTCCTCGACCAGCATGATCGGCACGCCCTCGCGGATCGGATAGGCCAGTTTGGCGCCGGCCGAGACCAGTTCGCCGGCCTCGCGGTCATAGGTCAGCTTGCCGCGCGTGACGGGACAGACCAGCACCTCCAGAAGGCGGGGATCGACAGAGACCGGGGTGTTGAAGGCGTCGCTCATTGTTCTGGGCCTATCGCGCTGTCGCTAGTTGAGGGAGTCCTTAGCGGCCTACCGCGCTTCGCGCTACTTGAGGCCATTGTTTGGGCTGTCGCGCTGGCGTCGCTTCAGGCTGCTGCGAGGGTGCGCACCGCGCTACTGGATAGGCGGGGCGTCGCCGTCGCCGCCGTCGGCGGCGTCGATGCGCAGCAGGGCCGTCAGGGCCTGGGCGCGATCCATCAGGCCGTTCGCCTCCAGAAGCGCCTGTTTCTCGGCCGGTTCGAACGGCAGGGCCATGGACAGGCTGTTGACCAGGGCCTCCATCGGCGCGCTCTCTGCCGTGTCCCAGTCGATGTCCATGGCGCGGTGGGCCAGATAGCCGCGCAGGGCGTCCAGGAAACCGTCCCGGTCGAAGTCGGGCTCCTCGACCGGAGAGGCCAGGTCGGCGGCGTAATCCTCGAACGCCGCCCTCACCTGGCGATAGGGCGCCTTGGACGGCAGTTCGGCGGCGATGCGGAAGCGCGAAATCCCCGTCAGGGTGATCAGATAGCGGCCGTCGGACGTCTCCGCAAAACTGGTGATGCGCCCGGCGCAGCCGACCGGCGACAGGCCAGGCAAGGCGCGCGTCCCGCCCGTCGGTTGAACCAGGCCGATCAGCCGGTCGCCCGCCATGGCGTCGTCCACCATGTTCAGATAGCGGGGCTCGAACACGTTCAGCGGCAGCTGGCCGCGCGCCAGCAGAATGACCCCCGACAGCGGAAAGACCGGGATCACCTGCGGCAGATCGGAGGCCTTCACATAGGCTTGCGGCATGAAGTCTTTCCTTTGGCCTATCGCGCTTCGCGCTACTTGAGGCCGTCGTCCTTGGCCTATCGCGCTTCGCGCGGCTTGAGGTTCTTGGGCGGATTGAGGCCGTGTCTAACAGCTTGTCGCGCTTCGCGCTCCCTAAGAGAACAGGATCGACGACAGGCGCCGGCGTCCATCCTTGGACACGTCGGAACTCAGGCCCGCCGCTTCGAAGATGACCAGCAACTGTTTGCGCGCTGCCTGATCGTTCCACTCGCGGTCGGCCTGGACGATGGCCAACAGATTGTCGACCGCGCCCTTGAAGTCGCCGGCCGCGCTCTGGGCCTCCGCCAGGTCGAAGCGCGCCTGATGATCGTTCGGATCGGCGGCGACCTTGGCCTCAAGCTCGGCCGAGGCGCCCGCCAGATCGCCAGTGGGGGCCTTGGACGCCAGGGCCAGCTGGGCGCGCACGCTCTGCACCGTCGGCT includes the following:
- a CDS encoding LON peptidase substrate-binding domain-containing protein codes for the protein MPQAYVKASDLPQVIPVFPLSGVILLARGQLPLNVFEPRYLNMVDDAMAGDRLIGLVQPTGGTRALPGLSPVGCAGRITSFAETSDGRYLITLTGISRFRIAAELPSKAPYRQVRAAFEDYAADLASPVEEPDFDRDGFLDALRGYLAHRAMDIDWDTAESAPMEALVNSLSMALPFEPAEKQALLEANGLMDRAQALTALLRIDAADGGDGDAPPIQ
- a CDS encoding Trm112 family protein, which codes for MSDAFNTPVSVDPRLLEVLVCPVTRGKLTYDREAGELVSAGAKLAYPIREGVPIMLVEEARPLD